From a single Spongiibacter taiwanensis genomic region:
- the mreC gene encoding rod shape-determining protein MreC: protein MLIFGGLALALILLGHRLEISQQLRGQLSVVTAPFYWLVDVPSRLSEQFSGMLSSRSELLAENERLKAEALILNAKLQKFVELRAENVRLRELMNSAERLSDTVVVTEVIGVATDPNRQKLVVDKGSRDGAYVGQPVIDAHGLVGQITEVGAMSSRVLLLTDSAHALPVRVSRNGLRAIAEGTGLINQLTLTHVAATTDIQVGDLLVSSGLGGRFPAGYPVGEVTSVSVDPGKPFAEVTAKPLAELDRSRNVLLVFSDRQSTDGE from the coding sequence TTGCTGATATTCGGTGGCTTGGCGCTAGCCTTGATCCTGCTGGGTCATCGGCTGGAGATTTCTCAGCAACTGCGCGGTCAATTGTCGGTAGTGACCGCGCCCTTCTATTGGCTGGTAGACGTGCCCAGCCGCCTCAGTGAGCAATTCAGTGGCATGTTGAGCAGCCGCAGTGAATTGCTCGCTGAAAATGAGCGACTCAAAGCTGAGGCGCTGATCCTCAATGCCAAACTGCAAAAATTCGTTGAGCTGCGGGCGGAGAACGTGCGTCTGCGCGAGCTGATGAATTCGGCCGAGCGTCTCAGTGATACCGTGGTGGTCACCGAGGTAATCGGGGTCGCTACCGATCCCAACCGGCAAAAACTGGTGGTCGACAAGGGCAGCCGCGACGGTGCCTATGTCGGGCAGCCGGTGATTGATGCCCACGGCCTGGTCGGTCAGATAACCGAAGTTGGCGCCATGAGCAGCCGGGTTTTGCTGCTGACCGATAGTGCCCACGCGCTGCCGGTGCGGGTCAGTCGCAATGGCTTGCGGGCCATTGCCGAAGGCACGGGCCTGATCAATCAATTAACCCTGACCCATGTTGCTGCCACCACTGATATCCAGGTGGGAGACTTGCTGGTCAGTTCCGGTCTGGGTGGCCGTTTTCCTGCGGGCTATCCGGTGGGCGAAGTCACTTCCGTGTCGGTGGACCCAGGCAAACCCTTTGCCGAAGTCACTGCCAAACCTCTGGCTGAGTTAGACCGCAGCCGTAACGTGTTGCTGGTGTTTAGCGATCGTCAGAGCACCGATGGGGAATAG
- the rng gene encoding ribonuclease G — protein sequence MSEEILINVTPVETRVATVENGVLQEVYIERSRSKGIVGNIYQGKVVRVLPGMQAAFVDIGLERTAFIHASDVAALDTASGEHADIRSKVREGQLLTVQVTKDPMGTKGARLTTRLSVSSRFLVFMPGAAHIGVSHRIDDEQERLRLRALVENLAGQGDEGAPLKDGYIIRTVAEGIGEDELASDVAFLKRLWAAVERRMKRDPAPSIIYEDLPLFMRTMRDLVRPGLEKIRIDSRESFQRVSQFAQDYLPEISAGLEYYPGERPIFDLYSVEDEIQKALGRKVELKSGGYLIIDQTEAMTTIDINTGAFVGHRNLEETIFKTNLEAAAALARQLRLRNLGGIIIIDFIDMKDVEHRRQVLRALEKAMEKDYAKTSITGVSELGLVEMTRKRTRESLEHILCETCRYCHGRGSLKSPETVCYEVFREILREARAYESKRLLVMASQEVVDRLLDEESANVADLEEFIGASIQFQVEAMYTQEQFDVVLL from the coding sequence ATGAGTGAAGAGATATTAATTAACGTGACTCCCGTGGAGACCCGGGTTGCCACCGTTGAAAACGGCGTGCTGCAAGAGGTGTATATCGAACGCAGTCGCTCCAAAGGCATAGTTGGCAATATCTACCAGGGCAAGGTGGTTCGGGTGTTGCCGGGGATGCAGGCCGCCTTTGTTGATATCGGCTTGGAGCGCACGGCCTTTATTCACGCGTCGGACGTCGCCGCCCTGGATACCGCCAGTGGCGAGCATGCAGATATTCGCAGCAAAGTGCGTGAAGGTCAGTTGCTGACCGTGCAGGTGACCAAAGACCCGATGGGGACAAAAGGGGCTCGCTTGACAACACGGTTGTCGGTTTCTTCCCGGTTTCTGGTCTTTATGCCGGGGGCTGCGCATATTGGCGTGTCTCATCGCATCGACGATGAGCAAGAACGTCTGCGCTTGCGCGCGCTGGTGGAAAACCTGGCGGGTCAGGGTGATGAAGGTGCGCCACTGAAAGATGGCTATATTATCCGCACCGTCGCCGAGGGAATTGGTGAAGACGAGCTGGCCTCGGATGTGGCATTTTTAAAGCGACTGTGGGCGGCGGTTGAGCGGCGGATGAAACGGGATCCGGCGCCGAGCATTATCTACGAAGACCTGCCGTTATTTATGCGCACCATGCGAGACCTGGTGCGCCCCGGTTTAGAAAAAATCCGCATCGACTCCCGGGAAAGCTTTCAGCGCGTCAGCCAATTTGCCCAGGACTACCTGCCAGAGATCAGCGCGGGCCTGGAGTACTACCCCGGCGAGCGGCCGATTTTCGACCTATACAGCGTTGAGGATGAAATTCAAAAGGCCCTGGGGCGCAAAGTCGAATTGAAGTCTGGCGGCTACCTGATCATTGACCAGACCGAAGCGATGACTACCATCGATATCAACACTGGGGCCTTTGTCGGGCATCGCAACCTGGAAGAAACCATCTTCAAAACCAACCTGGAAGCCGCGGCGGCCCTGGCCCGGCAACTGCGACTGCGCAACCTTGGCGGCATCATCATTATCGATTTCATCGATATGAAAGATGTAGAGCACCGTCGTCAGGTGTTGCGGGCCTTGGAAAAGGCCATGGAGAAGGACTACGCCAAAACCAGCATTACCGGTGTGTCAGAGCTGGGGCTGGTGGAAATGACCCGCAAGCGAACCCGGGAATCCCTGGAGCATATCCTCTGCGAAACCTGTCGTTACTGCCATGGCCGGGGCTCGCTGAAATCGCCTGAAACGGTGTGTTATGAAGTGTTCAGGGAGATTTTACGGGAAGCCAGAGCCTACGAAAGCAAGCGGCTGCTGGTGATGGCATCTCAGGAGGTGGTTGACCGGCTGCTGGATGAAGAGTCGGCCAATGTCGCCGATCTCGAGGAGTTCATCGGTGCCAGTATCCAGTTCCAGGTAGAGGCAATGTACACCCAGGAGCAGTTCGATGTGGTGCTCCTTTAA
- the mreD gene encoding rod shape-determining protein MreD yields MDPHGHGTWFIILSLLAALLLSIVPLDGGFAWARPDYLLVVLAYWVLVLPERVGVIVAWLCGFLLDILMGDVLGQHAFALAVIAYILQVSYQRLRMFTLVKQAGLIAGLSLFHVLINQWSQGLNGGTQFHWLVFLPVLSTALAWLLARPVLAWFQRLAGVN; encoded by the coding sequence ATGGATCCCCATGGCCACGGCACCTGGTTTATCATCCTGTCTCTGTTGGCAGCCCTGCTGCTGAGTATTGTCCCCCTCGATGGCGGTTTTGCCTGGGCGCGACCTGACTACCTGCTGGTTGTGCTGGCCTATTGGGTGCTGGTCTTGCCGGAGCGGGTGGGTGTGATTGTGGCCTGGCTGTGCGGTTTTCTGCTCGATATATTGATGGGTGACGTGCTTGGTCAGCATGCCTTTGCACTGGCGGTGATTGCCTACATTCTGCAGGTGTCTTATCAGCGCTTACGCATGTTCACCCTGGTCAAGCAGGCTGGCTTGATTGCGGGGCTCAGCCTGTTCCATGTGTTGATTAATCAATGGTCCCAAGGCTTGAACGGCGGGACACAGTTTCATTGGTTGGTATTTCTGCCAGTGCTCTCCACCGCCCTGGCCTGGCTGCTTGCCAGACCCGTTCTGGCCTGGTTTCAGCGGCTGGCGGGAGTGAATTGA
- a CDS encoding Maf family protein, whose product MSSSPRLVLASQSPRRLALLAQIGIDAEPRPSHVDETPLANEDAAAYVLRVAREKALACNSAGPDDIVLAADTAVVVDGQILGKPVDRIDAANMLRRLAGRSHQVMTGVALGKQARSERFLVTTEVTFGPIGEAQIQAYLATGEADDKAGAYGIQGWAAQFVSGISGSYSSVVGLPLYEVAAKLREWGLMDHGARQESGDE is encoded by the coding sequence GTGTCATCTTCTCCTCGTTTGGTGTTGGCTTCCCAGTCGCCGCGGCGCTTGGCCTTGCTGGCGCAAATTGGGATTGACGCCGAACCGCGCCCGAGTCATGTCGATGAGACGCCTCTGGCCAATGAGGATGCGGCAGCGTACGTGCTGCGGGTCGCGCGGGAAAAGGCGCTGGCCTGTAACTCGGCCGGGCCCGATGACATCGTGCTGGCGGCGGATACCGCGGTGGTGGTCGATGGGCAGATTTTGGGTAAACCTGTAGACCGGATCGATGCGGCCAATATGCTGCGGCGTCTGGCGGGTCGTAGCCATCAGGTCATGACCGGGGTGGCGCTGGGCAAACAGGCGCGCAGTGAGCGCTTTCTGGTCACCACCGAGGTGACCTTTGGGCCGATTGGCGAAGCCCAGATTCAGGCCTACCTCGCCACCGGTGAGGCCGATGACAAGGCAGGCGCGTACGGAATTCAAGGTTGGGCCGCCCAGTTTGTCAGCGGGATATCAGGTAGTTACTCTTCGGTGGTCGGTTTGCCGCTGTATGAGGTAGCTGCCAAGCTGCGGGAGTGGGGGCTGATGGACCACGGGGCGAGACAAGAGTCGGGCGATGAGTGA